From one Thalassospira lucentensis genomic stretch:
- a CDS encoding calcium-binding protein → MAVVTGTEGNDSLVGSGDNDTIYGLAGDDQLYGAGRDDELTGGPGADLLDGGPGGRDSANYDTDTATEGVIVDLQDGTGHGGKAQGDRLAGIEVVEGSPFDDTLIGDDASNVLWGRGGSDLLLGGDGDDFLYGDYLGNDPGNDTLLGGRGDDTITGREGEDTLLGGDGDDMLSPGADADYVDGGAGSDTLRYNGDSGVSINLETGVFQGGEAEGDVVHDIENLYGTIHDDLLIGDAGRNVLQGHFGDDILRGGDGHDVLHGGNGHDIIEGGDGNDFLRGNSDRYPQDDGPDTFLWRVFEGGAERDRIADFETGPDGDRLQLGTEFQEKSGIHDFSDFIAHAEETDAGLYVDFSDGRPYDYGVLIENADLADFTEDNIVFEDSVIG, encoded by the coding sequence ATGGCGGTCGTTACAGGAACGGAAGGCAATGATAGCCTTGTCGGATCAGGTGATAATGACACGATTTATGGCTTGGCTGGCGATGATCAGCTTTATGGTGCTGGCAGGGATGACGAGCTGACAGGCGGACCGGGGGCGGATTTGCTTGACGGTGGCCCCGGCGGACGCGATAGCGCCAACTACGATACCGATACCGCAACAGAAGGCGTCATTGTTGACCTTCAGGATGGAACAGGTCATGGCGGCAAGGCGCAAGGTGACCGGCTTGCTGGTATCGAAGTGGTTGAAGGAAGTCCATTCGACGATACCTTGATCGGTGATGATGCAAGTAATGTGCTTTGGGGGCGTGGCGGCAGCGATTTGCTGCTGGGCGGTGACGGGGACGATTTCCTGTACGGTGATTATCTTGGCAATGATCCCGGCAATGACACCCTTCTGGGGGGCAGAGGGGACGATACCATCACCGGGCGCGAAGGCGAGGATACCCTGTTGGGGGGTGACGGGGATGATATGCTAAGCCCCGGTGCCGATGCTGATTATGTCGACGGCGGCGCTGGAAGCGACACACTGCGCTACAATGGGGACAGCGGCGTTTCGATCAACCTTGAAACCGGTGTTTTTCAGGGCGGCGAAGCCGAAGGCGATGTTGTCCATGATATCGAAAATCTTTACGGCACAATCCATGATGACCTGTTGATCGGCGATGCTGGTCGGAATGTCCTGCAGGGGCATTTTGGCGACGATATTCTGCGTGGTGGGGACGGGCATGATGTCCTGCACGGTGGAAATGGTCATGACATCATCGAGGGCGGCGATGGCAACGATTTCCTGCGCGGCAACAGTGACAGATATCCGCAGGATGATGGCCCCGACACGTTTTTGTGGCGGGTGTTCGAAGGCGGTGCCGAACGCGACCGGATTGCCGATTTTGAAACCGGCCCCGATGGTGACAGGCTTCAGCTTGGAACCGAGTTTCAGGAAAAAAGCGGCATCCACGATTTTTCCGACTTCATCGCCCACGCCGAAGAAACAGATGCCGGATTGTATGTCGATTTCAGCGATGGCCGTCCCTATGACTATGGCGTGCTGATCGAAAATGCCGATCTTGCTGATTTCACCGAGGACAATATCGTCTTCGAAGACAGTGTCATCGGTTAG
- a CDS encoding NAD-glutamate dehydrogenase, whose protein sequence is MKARSDDPKREVIDKVVEQIQQRLTGKMAKDAEAFVRLFYKDVPPDDMAGRSVDSLYGAALTLYKFAQKRPSANAAKIRVYNPDLEEHGWKSDHTVIEMINTDMPFLVDSVTSALHEFDLTVHLVIHPIMRIARDDRGELQSVEAVESSDAPRESVMHLEIDEQTDEAVLQKIRDRLEDVLTDVSLSVEDWQAMLSKVAEVLEGIRTAPTGISAEDQKEAQDFLGWVHNDHFTFLGYREYKFSGTGKKAKVDVNPQSQLGILRREGTHIFDELRQIGNLSSEVQAFVAQPSLLMVTKANKQSTVHRPVHLDTIVVKQFDDDGKVIGQHLFVGLFTSVAYNLSPRLIPLLRMKLAETIKRAGFPPASHDAKALVNILETFPRDELFQIELDDLYHICMGILHLQERQRIALFVRRDAFERFVSCQVFCPRDRFSTKLRMKFQSVIEAAFDGKVTAHYTLIGDSPLARLHLLVKTTPGELPEYNVADIERQLVETARDWADTLRQVLVREMGEERGLALYRRYGESFTGDYRDRFGVDTAALDIDRIEDVIKSSDLRVNLYRPIEAAENELRFKIYNPGAPVPLSDVLPMLENMGLKVITENPFKVEPRDTDVNVRIHDFGVLVDGEFHLHDVRDKFQELFIRMWHGEVENDAFNRLVLLGGLHWREVVILRTYARYMRQMGSAFSQDYMAKTLANNAGLAATIVDLFIARFDPDRDPGLAVEAEAIEGDIITRLEDVMNPDEDRILRAFLNLVQSTLRTNYFQYGKDGNPKPYLSVKFNSGMVEDLPLPRPWREIFVYSPRVEAVHLRGGPVARGGIRWSDRQEDFRTEILGLVKAQMVKNAVIVPVGSKGGFVVKRPPVDGGREAFLEEGIACYKTLMSGMLDITDNIVGGDIIPPERVRRLDDDDPYLVVAADKGTATFSDIANGVARDYGFWLDDAFASGGSQGYDHKKMGITARGAWESVKRHFREIGKDIQKEPFTVAGVGDMSGDVFGNGMLLSEQIKLVAAFNHMHIFVDPNPDLAKSFAERQRLFDMPRSSWADYDTKVLSKGGEIFDRKAKTLDPSPEVRKLLDLGTGKVTPAEMMKAILKSDVELLWFGGIGTYIKSSTESNADAGDRANDAIRINGKDIRAKVIGEGANLGCTQRGRIEYAHAGGRLNTDAIDNAAGVNCSDHEVNIKILVGEVVAAGDMTEKQRNKLLVEMTDEVGDLVLRDNYLQSQAISNAFAGGGDALDAQVRLIRMLEREGRLNREIEYLPDDEELARRTAAHQGLTRPEISVLMPYAKLWLYDEVLKSDLPDDPILVEELVRYFPTAVRKKYSAAISNHRLKREIIATVGTNSLVNRVGGTFVHDMMEATGLSAVDVSRGYLITRAVFGLRKLWSGIEALDNKVDAKVQIAMFSYINRMVEDVTLWFLRNCEELNVGAKIALFRPAVAKVIEAFDDIVPADAAFRTTLDQKSQSLIDRGVPEDLARRVAAMQQMVAVCDIVRIAEATGRDVIDVGATYFAIGARFQLGLLRAAAESIEAETHWQKLARAAAIDDLFGHQRELTRVVLASGKNGTVGGDLVRKWVDDHQRGCARCDQLIDELRAAGQIDLSMITVANRQIRAMVGG, encoded by the coding sequence ATGAAAGCCCGAAGCGACGACCCGAAACGGGAAGTCATCGACAAGGTTGTCGAACAGATCCAGCAACGCTTGACCGGTAAGATGGCGAAGGATGCAGAAGCATTCGTTCGCCTTTTTTACAAGGATGTACCGCCTGACGACATGGCAGGTCGATCCGTCGACTCGCTCTATGGCGCGGCACTGACTTTATACAAATTCGCGCAAAAGCGCCCATCGGCCAATGCCGCCAAGATCCGGGTCTATAACCCCGATCTTGAAGAGCATGGCTGGAAATCCGATCACACCGTGATCGAGATGATCAACACCGATATGCCGTTCCTTGTGGATTCCGTGACGTCTGCCCTTCACGAATTCGACCTGACGGTTCATTTGGTAATCCACCCGATCATGCGTATCGCGCGTGATGATCGTGGTGAATTGCAGTCGGTCGAAGCTGTCGAAAGCTCGGATGCACCGCGTGAATCCGTGATGCATCTTGAAATTGACGAACAGACCGACGAAGCCGTTCTGCAGAAAATCCGTGACCGTCTGGAAGATGTTCTGACCGATGTCAGTCTTTCGGTCGAAGACTGGCAGGCAATGCTGTCAAAAGTCGCCGAAGTTCTGGAAGGCATCAGAACCGCACCAACCGGTATTTCCGCAGAAGACCAGAAAGAAGCCCAGGACTTCCTGGGCTGGGTTCATAACGACCATTTCACCTTCCTTGGCTATCGCGAATATAAATTCAGCGGTACGGGCAAGAAAGCCAAGGTGGACGTTAATCCCCAAAGCCAGCTCGGGATTCTGCGCCGCGAAGGCACCCACATCTTTGACGAACTGCGCCAGATCGGCAATCTGTCGTCCGAAGTGCAGGCCTTTGTGGCACAGCCAAGCCTTCTGATGGTGACCAAGGCCAATAAACAGTCAACCGTGCACCGTCCGGTGCATCTTGATACCATTGTGGTCAAACAGTTTGATGACGATGGCAAGGTCATCGGCCAGCATCTGTTTGTCGGTCTGTTTACCTCGGTCGCCTATAACCTCAGCCCGCGTCTGATCCCGCTTCTGCGCATGAAGCTTGCCGAAACCATCAAGCGCGCCGGCTTCCCGCCAGCCAGCCACGATGCCAAGGCGCTGGTCAATATCCTTGAAACCTTCCCGCGCGATGAACTGTTCCAGATCGAACTTGATGATCTGTATCATATCTGCATGGGCATCCTGCATTTGCAGGAACGCCAGCGGATCGCACTGTTCGTGCGTCGTGATGCCTTTGAACGCTTTGTTTCCTGTCAGGTTTTCTGCCCGCGGGATCGGTTCTCGACCAAGCTTCGTATGAAGTTCCAGTCGGTGATCGAAGCCGCCTTTGATGGCAAGGTCACGGCACATTACACCCTGATCGGCGATAGCCCCCTTGCGCGGTTGCACCTTCTAGTCAAAACCACGCCGGGCGAACTGCCGGAATACAATGTTGCCGATATCGAACGCCAGCTTGTTGAAACCGCACGTGACTGGGCCGATACCCTGCGTCAGGTGCTGGTGCGTGAAATGGGCGAAGAACGCGGTCTGGCACTTTACCGTCGTTACGGCGAAAGTTTCACGGGCGACTATCGTGATCGTTTCGGTGTTGATACCGCGGCTCTTGATATCGACCGTATCGAGGATGTGATCAAATCATCGGACCTGCGGGTGAACCTGTATCGCCCGATCGAAGCGGCCGAGAATGAACTGCGCTTCAAGATATACAACCCCGGTGCACCGGTGCCGCTTTCCGACGTCTTGCCGATGCTGGAAAACATGGGGCTCAAGGTCATCACCGAGAACCCCTTCAAGGTCGAACCGCGCGATACCGATGTGAATGTCCGCATTCACGATTTCGGGGTGCTGGTTGACGGCGAATTCCACCTGCATGATGTGCGTGACAAGTTCCAGGAACTTTTCATTCGCATGTGGCATGGCGAAGTCGAAAACGACGCCTTTAACCGTCTTGTTCTGCTGGGCGGGCTGCATTGGCGCGAAGTCGTCATCCTGCGGACCTATGCCCGATACATGCGCCAGATGGGATCGGCCTTCTCGCAGGATTACATGGCCAAAACACTCGCCAATAATGCGGGTCTTGCGGCAACGATTGTTGATCTGTTCATTGCGCGCTTTGATCCGGATCGTGATCCGGGGCTGGCCGTCGAAGCCGAAGCCATCGAAGGCGATATCATCACCCGCCTTGAAGATGTGATGAACCCGGACGAGGATCGCATTCTGCGCGCCTTCCTCAACCTCGTTCAATCAACGCTTCGCACCAACTATTTCCAGTATGGCAAGGACGGCAATCCGAAACCCTATCTGTCGGTAAAATTCAATTCCGGCATGGTAGAAGATCTGCCGCTTCCGCGTCCTTGGCGCGAAATATTTGTCTACTCGCCGCGGGTCGAGGCCGTCCATCTGCGTGGTGGCCCGGTGGCCCGTGGCGGTATCCGCTGGTCAGACCGTCAGGAAGATTTCCGCACTGAAATTCTGGGTCTGGTCAAGGCCCAGATGGTCAAGAACGCGGTCATCGTGCCGGTCGGTTCCAAGGGTGGCTTTGTCGTTAAACGGCCCCCGGTCGATGGTGGTCGCGAAGCATTCCTTGAAGAAGGCATTGCCTGTTACAAAACGCTGATGTCCGGGATGCTTGATATTACCGACAATATTGTCGGTGGCGACATCATCCCGCCGGAACGTGTGCGCCGTCTTGATGACGATGATCCCTATCTGGTTGTTGCGGCGGATAAAGGTACCGCAACCTTCTCGGATATCGCCAATGGTGTTGCCCGTGATTATGGCTTCTGGCTGGACGATGCCTTCGCATCGGGCGGTTCGCAGGGCTATGACCACAAGAAAATGGGCATTACCGCACGCGGTGCGTGGGAATCGGTCAAACGTCATTTCCGCGAAATCGGCAAGGACATCCAGAAAGAACCCTTCACCGTTGCCGGTGTGGGCGATATGTCGGGTGACGTGTTTGGCAACGGCATGCTGTTGTCCGAACAGATCAAGCTGGTTGCCGCCTTCAACCATATGCATATTTTCGTCGATCCCAACCCGGATCTCGCGAAAAGCTTTGCCGAACGGCAGCGCCTGTTTGACATGCCGCGTTCAAGCTGGGCCGATTACGATACCAAAGTCCTGTCAAAGGGCGGCGAAATCTTTGACCGCAAGGCCAAGACGCTTGATCCCTCGCCTGAGGTCCGCAAGCTGCTTGATCTTGGCACCGGCAAGGTAACACCGGCCGAGATGATGAAAGCCATCCTGAAATCCGATGTCGAACTTCTGTGGTTCGGCGGGATCGGGACCTATATCAAATCATCGACGGAATCGAATGCCGATGCCGGGGACCGCGCCAACGATGCCATTCGCATCAATGGCAAGGATATCCGCGCAAAGGTCATTGGCGAGGGTGCCAACCTTGGCTGCACACAGCGCGGTCGTATCGAGTATGCCCATGCTGGCGGACGGTTGAATACAGACGCCATCGATAATGCCGCGGGGGTCAACTGCTCGGATCACGAGGTCAATATCAAGATCCTCGTGGGCGAGGTGGTGGCCGCCGGCGACATGACCGAAAAGCAGCGTAACAAACTGCTGGTCGAAATGACCGACGAGGTCGGCGATCTGGTGCTGCGTGACAACTATCTGCAAAGCCAGGCGATCTCGAACGCCTTTGCCGGGGGCGGGGATGCGCTTGATGCGCAGGTTCGCCTGATCCGGATGCTCGAACGCGAAGGTCGCCTGAACCGGGAAATCGAATATCTTCCCGATGACGAGGAACTGGCACGTCGCACGGCGGCCCATCAGGGTCTTACCCGTCCGGAAATCTCGGTTCTGATGCCTTATGCCAAGCTGTGGCTGTATGACGAGGTGCTTAAATCCGATCTGCCCGATGATCCGATCCTTGTCGAGGAACTGGTGCGGTATTTCCCGACGGCAGTTCGTAAAAAATACAGCGCGGCGATTTCCAACCATCGTCTGAAACGCGAAATCATCGCAACCGTGGGGACCAACAGTCTGGTCAACCGCGTTGGCGGGACCTTCGTGCATGACATGATGGAGGCAACCGGGCTTTCGGCGGTGGATGTATCGCGCGGTTATCTGATTACCCGTGCGGTGTTTGGTCTGCGCAAACTGTGGTCGGGTATCGAGGCCCTCGATAACAAGGTCGATGCCAAGGTCCAGATCGCGATGTTCTCCTACATCAATCGCATGGTCGAAGATGTGACCCTGTGGTTCCTGCGCAATTGCGAGGAATTGAATGTCGGGGCAAAGATTGCGCTGTTCCGTCCGGCGGTTGCCAAGGTGATCGAGGCGTTTGACGATATCGTTCCTGCCGATGCGGCCTTCCGCACGACCCTGGATCAGAAATCGCAATCCCTGATCGACCGGGGTGTGCCCGAAGATCTGGCGCGCCGGGTGGCAGCGATGCAGCAGATGGTCGCCGTTTGCGATATCGTCCGCATCGCCGAGGCAACCGGGCGTGATGTCATCGATGTCGGGGCAACCTATTTTGCCATCGGCGCACGCTTCCAGCTTGGCCTGCTGCGCGCAGCAGCCGAGTCCATCGAAGCCGAAACCCATTGGCAGAAACTGGCCCGTGCAGCCGCGATTGATGATCTGTTTGGTCATCAACGCGAACTGACGCGTGTGGTGCTTGCTTCCGGCAAGAACGGCACGGTTGGTGGTGATCTGGTCCGGAAATGGGTTGATGATCATCAGCGCGGCTGTGCACGTTGTGACCAATTGATCGACGAACTGCGTGCCGCAGGGCAGATCGACCTGTCGATGATCACGGTGGCCAACCGTCAGATCAGGGCCATGGTCGGCGGCTGA
- the fabI gene encoding enoyl-ACP reductase FabI: MLVGKKGLIVGIANDKSIAYGCARIFNREGAELAITYLNDKAEKHVRPLAEGLGAPIITPLDVQNEDQMDRLFDRIADQWGKLDFVLHSIAFAPGDDLHGRVIDCSRDGFLTAMDISCHSFQRLAKRAEPLMIDGGALLTVTYMGSERVIDHYGVMGPVKAALESATRYMAAELGPKNIQVHAISPGPLLTRAASGIAEFNTLMNTAQSRSPGRRLVTIDEIGELAAFLASDRSRGITGDVIHVDGGYNIMG; the protein is encoded by the coding sequence GTGCTGGTAGGAAAGAAGGGCCTTATCGTCGGAATTGCCAACGACAAATCGATTGCCTATGGCTGCGCCCGAATTTTCAACCGGGAGGGTGCAGAGCTTGCGATCACGTACCTGAATGACAAGGCCGAAAAGCATGTCCGACCTTTGGCAGAAGGACTCGGTGCCCCGATCATCACCCCGCTTGATGTTCAGAACGAAGATCAGATGGATCGGTTGTTTGACAGGATCGCTGATCAATGGGGGAAACTGGATTTTGTCCTGCATTCCATCGCATTTGCCCCCGGCGATGACCTGCATGGGCGGGTGATCGACTGTTCACGCGACGGCTTTCTGACCGCAATGGATATTTCGTGCCATTCGTTTCAGCGACTGGCAAAGCGTGCCGAACCATTGATGATTGATGGCGGGGCACTGTTGACCGTCACCTATATGGGGTCGGAACGGGTTATTGACCATTATGGGGTCATGGGCCCGGTCAAGGCCGCGCTTGAAAGTGCAACCCGATATATGGCCGCCGAACTTGGCCCGAAAAACATTCAGGTCCATGCGATTTCACCCGGCCCCCTTCTGACACGCGCGGCATCGGGCATTGCCGAGTTTAACACCCTGATGAACACGGCCCAAAGCCGATCACCGGGGCGCAGGCTTGTCACCATTGACGAGATTGGCGAACTGGCGGCGTTTCTTGCCAGCGACCGGTCACGCGGGATTACTGGCGACGTAATCCATGTCGATGGTGGCTATAACATCATGGGCTAG